Within Anopheles nili chromosome 3, idAnoNiliSN_F5_01, whole genome shotgun sequence, the genomic segment CGTTCAAATTATTATATAGTCTTGCTGGTTTcaatatttcataataaggTGTCGAATCAACGAACTAATCAGCATATTTAAATGcaagaaagacaaaaaaatcaagcgCAACTTTTCACCAAGGTATTTAAGtcttattatttattttcacctttACTTTGAACTTGTTCTAGATGAACGTGCTGCACtcgtttaattttctctcCAGAAAATTACGGCCCTAAACTAACCTATGCACTTTTCCTCCGTTCGTGCTATTGCATGCACTGAGAGGAGACTTatgttaaaataattttcttaaTTCGTTCCTcctgtttcaaaaaaaaacctaacgtCTACAATTAGCCATTAACACGTCGTGGTCCGACGGATATTGTGTCCtcgtaataaaataataagctTACATCGAACTACGAAAATTGCGATCTCGTCTCCAGAGTTTGAATGTTTTAACCGATAGTATGAACGCGCCCACGACGCCCCGTAATTTCTGAGGGCTAACGCGtgtattataattttaagcgccCTTTCGGAACGCTCCTCGAGTGATGGAGAATGCGAATGCGGCTCCACCTTCACTTGGGGTGCGCTCGCCGAACGCCAGTCAATGATTGTTAGGACTTTTTCTCGGCTGCCGTGAGCAAAGGTGGCGGTGGTCCGGGCGTCAGTCCAGCACCGGTCCCGGTGCTCGCGACCGTCGCTCATAATTTCCGCAAATCAAGCACGAACACGCTGCCGTCGCTGGCACTGGCGCCTACTTTGCTGCCACGCGAATTCCAACACACCTCGAATATGCCCCCGGTGCCCTTGTAGCTATGCACCAGCTGGCCGCTTTGCGTGCTCCAGATGTGTACGCACTTGTCGAAGCTACCGGATGCGAGGAACTTGCCATCCGGACTGAACGCTACCGAGTACACTGGTTCCGTGTGTTTCGTTAGCGTGTGAATGCAGACACCGCGCTCAACATCCCACAGGCGTACGGTCGAGTCAAACGAAGCGCTCGCCAGAATAAGATTCATGTTTGGATTCTGAGTACCCGTACCCGTGGGAGACCATTTGATGGTGTAAATCTCTTTCGAATGTGccttaaaataaaattaacgtTAATTCAGACCTCTCTAGCGTCAGCAAGAGTTAGGAATGTATCATCCTTGCATCGGTGCATACCTGAAGATCATGTACGCAAGTGTCCTGCTTCATCGACCAAATCTTTAACGTCATGTCATCCGAACAGGATGCCAACAACTGTCCTTGAGGATCCCACTTGATAGCGTTTACTTCATTCTGCAACAAGACAGGAAGGtatcatttaaaaataaatcgttcCCATTCTTACTTCATTCGAATGCTTACCGTGTGGCCCTGGAACGATTTGATCGGTTTGTCCACCCCTAGCTTGCAAACGTGGATGCACTGATCCGTGCTACAGCTGGCGAATGACTGGTTCGACTGCCAGTCCACGTCGAGTGCGGGTGCCGAATGGAAGCTGAACTGCTGTGTGCATTGCCCTGTGGCAGCATCCCAGATGATGGTCGTTTTATCAACGCCAGCGGACAGAATGTAATTGCCACGCTTATTCCACTTGAGAGCAAAGATCGGACCCTTGTGTTGCCCTAGAGTACTTGCCAGCAAACCATCAGTGCGCCAGATGCGAGCATATCCGTCGTACGAACCCGTCGCTAGCAGCGTACCGTCGCAGTTCCAATCCAGCGATGTGACGTCTTTGTTGCTCGGGACTTCGGTGCCTCCCTTTTGAATGCAATGGCGCAGGACAAGCTGATTTGGATTAGCCGGATTGTCGGACATATCCCAGATGCGAGCAGTACTGTCACCTGACCCACTGGCCAGCAGATCTGTGCTGGGGTTCCACGCGCAGATAAACACTTCACTCTCGTGCCCCCGCAGAACGGTTGCCTTTGAGGCGGGTATTTCGATGCTCTGATCTACTTCCATGGTTTCAACCGGGGCCGGAGTCGTCGAGGCtgtcgttgttgtcgttggAGGTGGCGCAGCTGGTTCCTCTGTCGTACCGTTAGTCTCCGGAGGCTCCGTTTTCGTGGCTTgcttttgttggttttgcatGTTCTGGCGATTTGCGACCACCTCCGGCATTACGGCATCGATAAGGCTTAAGCTTTCGCCCAAACGTTGCTCGGTGCCATCCTCCCCTATACTGATTTCGGCCTCGGTGTACTGTAGCCCTTTTTGCAGAATGCTAAGAAGCGCAGCCGGAGGTAC encodes:
- the LOC128725097 gene encoding F-box-like/WD repeat-containing protein TBL1X, whose amino-acid sequence is MSFSSDEVNFLVYRYLQESGFSHSAYTFGIESHISQSNINGALVPPAALLSILQKGLQYTEAEISIGEDGTEQRLGESLSLIDAVMPEVVANRQNMQNQQKQATKTEPPETNGTTEEPAAPPPTTTTTASTTPAPVETMEVDQSIEIPASKATVLRGHESEVFICAWNPSTDLLASGSGDSTARIWDMSDNPANPNQLVLRHCIQKGGTEVPSNKDVTSLDWNCDGTLLATGSYDGYARIWRTDGLLASTLGQHKGPIFALKWNKRGNYILSAGVDKTTIIWDAATGQCTQQFSFHSAPALDVDWQSNQSFASCSTDQCIHVCKLGVDKPIKSFQGHTNEVNAIKWDPQGQLLASCSDDMTLKIWSMKQDTCVHDLQAHSKEIYTIKWSPTGTGTQNPNMNLILASASFDSTVRLWDVERGVCIHTLTKHTEPVYSVAFSPDGKFLASGSFDKCVHIWSTQSGQLVHSYKGTGGIFEVCWNSRGSKVGASASDGSVFVLDLRKL